The proteins below come from a single Synechococcus sp. WH 8101 genomic window:
- the ylqF gene encoding ribosome biogenesis GTPase YlqF: protein MTSPPIQWYPGHIAKAEQQLRRHLDKVDLVIEVRDARIPRATGHPHLNRWINGKQHVLVINRRDMVTAEARDAWQQWFKGQGQSTVWCDAKAGTGVKQLQQAAIRAGDQLNERRRNRGMRPRAVRALTLGFPNVGKSALINRLVKQKVVASARRAGVTRTLRWVRLGQDLDLLDAPGVLPPRLDDQRAALHLALCDDIGQAAYDGEWAAQSFLRLLAALEPRQGSGVSLSLLETRYGIPLAGDTADPALWIQAAAERHTSADTARMSQRLMDDFRKSALGSIALELPV from the coding sequence GTGACCTCACCCCCGATTCAGTGGTATCCAGGTCATATCGCTAAAGCGGAGCAACAGCTCAGGCGCCATCTCGACAAGGTGGATCTGGTGATCGAGGTGCGCGACGCCCGGATTCCGCGTGCCACGGGTCATCCCCACCTCAACCGCTGGATCAACGGCAAGCAGCACGTGTTGGTGATCAATCGACGCGACATGGTCACGGCGGAGGCGCGGGACGCCTGGCAGCAGTGGTTCAAGGGGCAGGGCCAGAGCACGGTCTGGTGTGATGCCAAAGCCGGAACGGGGGTGAAACAGCTGCAGCAGGCGGCGATCCGCGCCGGTGATCAGCTCAATGAGCGGCGGCGCAACCGCGGCATGCGCCCCCGGGCGGTGCGGGCGCTCACGCTGGGCTTCCCAAATGTGGGCAAGTCGGCCCTGATCAACCGCCTGGTGAAGCAGAAGGTGGTGGCCAGTGCTCGCCGCGCTGGCGTCACCCGCACCCTGCGCTGGGTGCGCCTCGGGCAAGACCTGGATCTGCTCGATGCCCCCGGGGTGCTGCCGCCACGGCTCGACGATCAACGGGCGGCGCTGCACCTGGCCCTCTGTGATGACATCGGCCAGGCCGCCTACGACGGTGAGTGGGCCGCCCAGTCGTTTCTGCGTCTGTTGGCTGCCCTCGAGCCGCGTCAGGGTTCCGGGGTGTCGCTGTCTCTTCTGGAGACGCGCTACGGCATCCCCCTGGCAGGCGACACGGCCGATCCCGCCCTCTGGATCCAGGCAGCCGCAGAGCGGCATACCTCCGCCGATACGGCGCGGATGAGTCAGCGTTTGATGGATGACTTCCGCAAGTCGGCCCTCGGCAGCATTGCCCTGGAGCTGCCGGTTTGA
- a CDS encoding bifunctional (p)ppGpp synthetase/guanosine-3',5'-bis(diphosphate) 3'-pyrophosphohydrolase — MQRVHPIRTIEDYGIDLPDWLRECLTHVPPGEGYSCPTDPEALLAAAFDFAFQLHQGQFRASGDPYIVHPVAVADLLRDIGASAPVIAAGFLHDVVEDTDLTPAQLESHFGAEVRELVEGVTKLGGLHFTNRTEAQAENLRKMFLAMASDIRVVLVKLADRLHNMRTLGALKEEKRQRIARETREIYAPLANRLGIGRFKWELEDLAFKLLEPDAFREIQQEVATKRSEREERLGVTVKLLSDRLAAVGLDSCEVSGRPKHLYGIWSKMQRQQKAFHEIYDVAALRILTPNVESCYRALAVVHDTFRPIPGRFKDYIGLPKPNGYQSLHTAVIGRHRPIEVQIRTLEMHQVAEFGIAAHWKYKEGGSPAAGGDTERFNWLRQLVDWQQEGGADDHNDYLASIKEDLFDEEVFVFTPKGDVVGLRKGSTAVDFAYRIHSEVGNHCHGVRINDRLSPLSTPLQNGDFITILTSKTAHPSLDWLNFVATPTARNRIRQWYKRSHRDETIQRGKDLLEKELGRNGFDALLHSDAMTRVAERCNLHSTDDLLAALGFGAVTLHQVLNRLREEIRLQTAAEAQPLSNEDVARRLVEQAEASSPRSSQGSSVPILGVEGLDYRLGGCCSPLPGEAIVGTVALGNHGITIHRQECANVEAIPSERRLPVSWNPAVARHGQRFPAQLRIEVIDRVGILKDILMRLSDGSINVSDARVKTAYDKPARIDLRVEISSVEQLQRTMAQIRSMADVLDIARTGQS, encoded by the coding sequence ATGCAGCGCGTGCATCCGATTCGCACGATCGAGGATTACGGCATCGATCTGCCCGACTGGCTGCGGGAGTGCCTCACCCATGTGCCTCCCGGCGAGGGCTACAGCTGTCCAACCGATCCGGAGGCGTTGCTGGCGGCGGCCTTCGATTTTGCCTTCCAGCTGCATCAGGGCCAGTTCCGGGCCAGTGGTGACCCCTACATCGTGCACCCGGTGGCGGTGGCCGATCTGCTCCGCGACATCGGCGCCAGTGCGCCGGTGATCGCCGCCGGCTTTCTCCATGATGTGGTGGAAGACACCGACCTAACTCCTGCCCAGCTCGAAAGTCACTTCGGTGCGGAAGTGCGGGAGCTGGTGGAGGGGGTCACCAAGCTGGGCGGCCTCCACTTCACCAACCGCACGGAAGCCCAGGCGGAGAACCTGCGCAAGATGTTTCTGGCCATGGCCAGCGACATCCGTGTGGTGCTGGTGAAGCTGGCCGATCGGCTGCACAACATGCGCACCCTGGGGGCGCTCAAGGAAGAGAAACGCCAGCGCATTGCCCGGGAAACGCGGGAGATTTACGCCCCCCTGGCCAACCGTCTGGGCATTGGTCGTTTCAAGTGGGAGCTCGAGGATCTCGCCTTCAAGCTGCTGGAACCCGACGCGTTCCGCGAGATCCAGCAGGAGGTGGCCACCAAACGCAGCGAGCGGGAGGAACGGCTCGGCGTCACCGTCAAACTGCTGAGCGATCGTCTGGCAGCGGTCGGTCTCGACAGCTGTGAGGTGAGCGGCAGGCCGAAGCATCTCTATGGCATCTGGAGCAAGATGCAGCGGCAGCAGAAGGCGTTCCACGAGATCTACGACGTGGCCGCGCTGCGGATCCTGACGCCCAACGTGGAGAGTTGCTACCGGGCGCTGGCGGTGGTGCACGACACGTTTCGGCCGATCCCCGGACGCTTCAAGGACTACATCGGTCTGCCCAAACCGAATGGCTATCAGTCGTTGCACACGGCCGTGATCGGCCGGCACCGACCGATTGAAGTGCAGATCCGCACTCTGGAGATGCACCAGGTGGCCGAGTTCGGCATTGCGGCCCACTGGAAATACAAGGAGGGAGGCTCGCCGGCTGCGGGAGGTGACACCGAACGCTTCAACTGGTTGCGGCAACTGGTCGATTGGCAGCAGGAGGGTGGCGCTGATGACCACAACGACTACCTCGCCTCGATCAAAGAAGATCTCTTCGATGAGGAGGTGTTCGTGTTTACCCCGAAGGGGGATGTGGTGGGCCTTCGTAAGGGATCAACGGCCGTGGATTTCGCCTATCGCATCCATTCCGAAGTGGGAAATCACTGCCATGGCGTGCGCATCAACGATCGCCTCTCCCCGTTGTCGACCCCTCTGCAAAACGGCGACTTCATCACGATCCTTACCAGCAAAACAGCCCATCCCAGCCTCGATTGGCTGAATTTCGTTGCCACCCCTACCGCACGCAACCGCATTCGCCAGTGGTACAAGCGCAGCCATCGGGATGAAACGATCCAGCGGGGCAAGGATCTGTTGGAGAAGGAGCTAGGTCGCAATGGATTCGATGCCTTGTTGCACAGCGACGCGATGACGCGGGTGGCCGAGCGCTGCAATCTTCACAGCACGGATGATCTGTTGGCGGCCCTGGGGTTTGGTGCTGTCACACTGCATCAGGTGCTCAATCGCCTGCGGGAGGAAATCCGCCTGCAGACCGCGGCCGAGGCCCAGCCCCTCAGCAATGAGGATGTGGCGCGTCGCTTGGTGGAGCAGGCGGAAGCGTCATCTCCACGTTCATCCCAGGGATCCTCGGTGCCGATTCTCGGCGTCGAAGGACTCGACTACAGGCTCGGTGGGTGTTGCAGCCCCTTGCCGGGTGAAGCGATCGTGGGCACGGTGGCCCTTGGGAATCACGGCATCACGATTCACCGGCAGGAATGCGCCAATGTGGAGGCGATTCCCAGTGAACGTCGTCTGCCGGTGAGCTGGAATCCTGCGGTGGCCCGCCATGGTCAGCGTTTCCCGGCCCAGTTGCGCATTGAGGTGATCGACCGCGTCGGCATTCTCAAGGACATCCTCATGCGTCTGTCTGATGGTTCGATCAACGTGAGTGATGCTCGGGTGAAAACCGCTTACGACAAACCGGCTCGGATTGATCTGCGGGTGGAGATCAGCAGCGTTGAGCAGTTGCAACGCACCATGGCGCAGATCCGCTCCATGGCCGATGTGCTCGACATCGCCCGCACCGGGCAGAGCTGA
- a CDS encoding RluA family pseudouridine synthase → MRPPLPEETFTQAFGEGEGELVQLTYPKPLPMRLDRWLVSQRSEQSRARIQKFIDAGFVRVNGKTGKAKTPLRQGDAVQLWMPPPEPLPYLKPEPMDLDVLFEDEHLIVINKPAGLTVHPAPGNKDGTLVNGLLHHCPDLPGISGKLRPGIVHRLDKDTTGCIVIAKSQEALVKLQVQIQKRIASREYLAVVHGVPRGDSGTIVGAIGRHPADRKKYAVVSGENGRYACTHWSLQERLGDYSLLRFKLDTGRTHQIRVHCAHMNHPVVGDPTYSRCRKLPVELPGQALHAFQLGLDHPITRERMLFEAPLPAVMEKLLAVLRRR, encoded by the coding sequence TTGAGGCCACCGCTGCCGGAGGAGACCTTCACCCAGGCCTTCGGGGAAGGCGAGGGGGAGCTGGTGCAGCTCACCTACCCCAAACCGTTGCCGATGCGCCTCGATCGTTGGTTGGTGAGCCAGCGCAGTGAGCAGAGCCGGGCCCGGATTCAGAAGTTCATTGATGCCGGCTTTGTGCGGGTGAATGGCAAGACCGGGAAGGCCAAAACCCCCCTGCGCCAGGGCGATGCGGTGCAGCTGTGGATGCCGCCACCGGAGCCGTTGCCCTACCTGAAGCCGGAGCCGATGGATCTCGATGTGCTGTTTGAAGACGAGCACCTGATCGTGATCAACAAACCAGCGGGGCTCACGGTGCATCCGGCACCGGGCAATAAAGATGGAACCCTGGTGAATGGCCTGCTGCATCACTGCCCCGATCTTCCGGGCATCAGCGGCAAGCTCAGGCCGGGCATCGTGCATCGGCTCGACAAAGACACCACCGGTTGCATCGTGATCGCCAAATCCCAGGAGGCGCTGGTGAAACTGCAGGTGCAGATTCAGAAGCGGATTGCCTCACGGGAGTATCTGGCGGTGGTGCATGGGGTGCCGCGGGGCGACAGCGGCACGATCGTGGGCGCGATCGGTCGCCATCCAGCCGATCGCAAGAAATATGCGGTGGTGAGTGGCGAGAACGGGCGTTATGCCTGCACCCACTGGAGCCTGCAGGAGCGGTTGGGCGATTACTCGCTGCTGCGTTTCAAGCTCGACACCGGTCGCACCCACCAGATTCGGGTGCATTGCGCCCACATGAACCACCCGGTGGTGGGGGACCCCACCTACAGCCGCTGCCGCAAGCTGCCCGTGGAGCTGCCCGGCCAGGCCTTGCACGCCTTTCAACTCGGCCTCGACCATCCGATCACGCGCGAGCGGATGCTGTTTGAGGCGCCGTTGCCGGCCGTAATGGAGAAGCTTCTGGCGGTGCTCAGGCGTCGCTAG
- a CDS encoding class I SAM-dependent methyltransferase, giving the protein MTTNPNAAGSYDFTALGDASGELERLQLQAQRSAQLELQLLERMGLADGQAVLDLACGPGVISRLIAQAHPKSRVTAMDLNGALLAAAREEAATAGLASIRFVQGDVYAPPLEQGQFDFIYARLLFQHLEQPLQALEAIRALLKPGGVLCIFDIDDSWLTLVPEPEGFATFTAAAARAQERRGGNRLIGRQLGRLLEESGYNPVDVHVETVTSRQLGMRAFLDITLGFKRLLLEGEELEAARATLESADALVDDPRAWAFVGVFLARGVRP; this is encoded by the coding sequence ATGACGACCAACCCCAACGCCGCCGGCTCCTATGACTTCACCGCCCTCGGTGATGCGAGCGGTGAATTGGAGCGGCTGCAGCTTCAGGCTCAGCGTTCGGCCCAGCTCGAACTGCAGCTGCTCGAGAGGATGGGATTGGCGGATGGTCAGGCGGTGCTCGATCTGGCCTGCGGCCCCGGTGTGATCAGTCGATTGATCGCCCAGGCCCATCCCAAGTCGCGGGTTACGGCCATGGATCTCAACGGTGCGTTGCTCGCCGCCGCCCGCGAGGAAGCGGCGACCGCGGGGTTGGCGTCGATTCGGTTTGTGCAGGGAGATGTGTATGCCCCTCCCCTGGAGCAGGGTCAGTTTGACTTCATTTATGCCCGGCTGCTCTTCCAGCACCTTGAGCAGCCGTTGCAGGCGCTGGAAGCAATCCGGGCCCTGCTGAAGCCCGGTGGTGTGCTGTGCATTTTTGATATCGACGACAGCTGGTTGACGTTGGTTCCAGAACCGGAAGGCTTCGCCACCTTCACGGCGGCTGCGGCTCGCGCCCAGGAGCGGCGCGGTGGCAATCGCTTGATCGGTCGCCAGCTCGGTCGCCTGCTGGAGGAGAGCGGCTACAACCCGGTCGACGTGCATGTGGAGACGGTGACGTCGCGACAGCTCGGGATGCGGGCGTTTCTCGATATCACGCTCGGATTCAAGCGCCTGTTGCTTGAAGGAGAGGAACTCGAAGCGGCTCGCGCCACCTTGGAGTCCGCCGATGCCCTGGTGGATGATCCCAGAGCCTGGGCCTTTGTAGGGGTGTTCCTCGCCCGGGGCGTGCGCCCCTGA
- a CDS encoding universal stress protein, translated as MFNTVLFPIDQSREAMETASKALELARSHDSRLIVLSVVQPDRPDMHDPAAVAGLLEQARQRFVDAGLPCEVVEREGKPAFVICDVADELNVDVIVMGTRGVNLEDDSESTAARVIQLAPCPVLVVP; from the coding sequence ATGTTCAACACCGTTCTCTTTCCAATCGACCAGAGCCGGGAGGCGATGGAGACCGCCAGCAAGGCCTTGGAGCTGGCCCGCAGTCACGACAGTCGCTTGATCGTGCTCTCAGTGGTGCAGCCCGATCGGCCGGACATGCACGATCCGGCGGCGGTGGCCGGGCTGCTCGAGCAGGCCCGACAACGCTTTGTTGATGCCGGCCTGCCCTGCGAGGTGGTGGAGCGCGAAGGCAAGCCGGCCTTTGTGATCTGCGATGTCGCCGACGAGTTGAATGTGGATGTGATCGTGATGGGAACTCGGGGGGTGAATCTGGAGGACGACAGCGAGAGCACGGCGGCGCGGGTGATCCAGCTGGCCCCCTGCCCGGTGCTGGTGGTGCCGTGA
- a CDS encoding ABC transporter ATP-binding protein, with product MSTPAAAVLELDQLQLRYPGSERWTLDGLDLQLAQGERLALVGPSGCGKSTVARAVLQLLPTGSLCRGGLRLRGQDPRQLSRSALRRLRGEAVGLVFQDPMTRLNPLMTVGRHLTDTLSAHRTTWSATAKRERAEQLLESVGIGAERFSAYPHEFSGGMRQRLAIALAIALDPPLVIADEPTTSLDVAVANQVMAVLQGLCAERGSALLLISHDLAMAHRWCERMAVLDQGRVTELSSSQAVLTQPHSDVGRRLVAAARLREGGQTPTAPESRLLLRVENLRCWHNLGGPPWSPTWLKAVDGVSFALQAGESLGVVGGSGCGKSTLCRALMGLNPIRGGRVWLKGEDLLRLRGERERAARRSLQMVFQDPLACLNPAMPVGEAIADPLLIHRLASTAAARERARELLELVGLTPAEEFQNRRPRQLSGGQQQRVAIARALALEPQVLICDESVSMLDAEIQAEVLGLLRALQQRLGLALIFITHDLSVASGFCHRVIVLDKGKIVEEGPGDQLLIAPHAAITRKLVAACPRLPEG from the coding sequence ATGTCCACCCCGGCGGCAGCAGTGCTGGAGCTGGACCAGCTGCAATTGCGTTACCCGGGCAGCGAACGCTGGACCCTCGATGGGTTGGATCTGCAGCTGGCGCAAGGGGAGCGGCTCGCTCTGGTGGGCCCGTCTGGCTGCGGCAAAAGCACGGTGGCGCGGGCGGTGCTCCAGTTGCTGCCAACGGGCAGCCTTTGCCGGGGTGGCCTGCGCCTGCGCGGGCAGGATCCGCGCCAGCTGAGCCGCAGCGCCCTGCGCCGCTTGCGCGGTGAGGCGGTGGGCCTTGTGTTTCAGGATCCGATGACGCGGCTGAACCCGCTGATGACCGTGGGACGTCACCTGACCGACACCCTCAGCGCCCACCGGACAACATGGTCGGCAACCGCCAAGCGAGAACGGGCGGAACAGTTGCTGGAATCGGTGGGCATCGGCGCCGAGCGCTTCAGCGCCTACCCGCATGAATTCAGCGGTGGCATGCGACAGCGCCTGGCGATCGCCCTGGCCATCGCCCTCGATCCGCCGCTGGTGATCGCCGATGAACCCACCACCAGCCTCGATGTGGCCGTGGCGAATCAGGTGATGGCCGTCCTGCAGGGCCTCTGTGCGGAGCGGGGAAGTGCCCTGCTGCTGATCAGCCATGATCTGGCCATGGCCCACCGCTGGTGCGAGCGGATGGCGGTGCTGGATCAGGGCCGGGTGACCGAGCTCAGCAGCAGCCAGGCGGTGCTGACGCAGCCCCACTCCGACGTGGGCCGGCGTCTGGTGGCGGCAGCGCGCCTGCGGGAGGGAGGGCAGACACCTACTGCGCCAGAGAGCCGACTGCTGCTCCGTGTGGAGAACCTGCGTTGCTGGCACAACCTGGGAGGACCTCCCTGGTCGCCCACCTGGCTGAAAGCGGTGGATGGTGTGAGTTTTGCCCTCCAGGCCGGCGAATCCCTGGGGGTGGTGGGCGGCTCCGGTTGTGGCAAAAGCACGCTCTGCCGCGCCCTCATGGGACTGAACCCGATTCGGGGTGGGCGGGTGTGGCTCAAAGGTGAGGATCTGTTGCGCCTGCGAGGGGAGCGGGAACGAGCGGCACGACGCTCCCTCCAGATGGTGTTTCAGGACCCGCTCGCCTGCCTCAACCCGGCCATGCCGGTGGGGGAAGCGATCGCCGATCCGCTCCTGATCCATAGGCTGGCCAGCACGGCAGCCGCCCGGGAACGGGCCCGGGAGCTGCTGGAGCTGGTGGGCCTGACTCCAGCCGAAGAGTTTCAGAACCGTCGGCCCCGACAGCTCTCAGGTGGGCAGCAACAACGAGTGGCAATCGCCCGTGCCCTCGCTCTCGAACCGCAGGTGCTGATCTGTGATGAAAGCGTGAGCATGCTCGATGCCGAGATTCAAGCGGAGGTGCTCGGCCTGTTGCGGGCGCTGCAGCAACGCCTGGGTCTGGCCCTGATCTTCATCACCCACGACCTGTCGGTGGCCAGTGGGTTCTGCCACAGGGTGATCGTGCTCGACAAGGGCAAGATCGTGGAGGAAGGCCCCGGTGATCAGCTGCTGATTGCACCCCATGCGGCGATCACCCGAAAGCTGGTGGCGGCATGTCCGCGATTGCCGGAGGGCTGA
- a CDS encoding cyclic nucleotide-binding domain-containing protein — MTDQHTSVALAVSEAERQEVYRFRYAVYVEEMGKSPPDADHERRELTDRFDVSASLYVLRDGDGALVGTLRFNRLAALASAREALRPIALEPLLEQAPLEALSYTSRLMLRADWRGGGSLGLLFNRCFADALDQGIRLDLCHAHPGLIELYEQLGYRRFCAGIAWPGVGYQVPMLLALRDRDHLRRSRSPLMRHPALARCVDAEGAAEADGIWLDQQSQRYWGLNHRLVDPDQFWELAGEALRRPGQGLPLLQGLSDEQSRRLLKTGTVLQCAAGDRIVSEGEPRQDLFVVMEGFAEVSRQHQGQRLELAVLKPGDVFGEMGFLGRRQRSADVVAATDMRVLVLTQAFLNKALRTQPDAMALVLRNLALVLSERLSSTTERLLQLSWDAPDDDQPQRRRLL, encoded by the coding sequence TTGACCGATCAGCACACGAGTGTGGCGCTGGCCGTTTCGGAGGCTGAGCGGCAGGAGGTGTATCGCTTTCGCTACGCCGTGTATGTGGAGGAGATGGGCAAGTCTCCACCGGATGCCGACCATGAGCGCCGTGAGCTCACCGACCGCTTTGATGTTAGTGCCAGCCTGTATGTGCTCCGAGATGGAGACGGTGCCCTGGTCGGCACGCTGCGTTTCAATCGCCTCGCAGCCCTGGCGTCAGCTCGGGAGGCCTTGCGCCCGATTGCCCTGGAGCCTCTGCTGGAGCAGGCGCCCCTTGAAGCGCTGTCTTACACCTCCAGGCTCATGCTTCGCGCCGACTGGCGCGGCGGCGGCTCCCTCGGGTTGTTGTTCAACCGTTGTTTTGCCGATGCCCTCGATCAGGGCATCCGATTGGACCTCTGCCACGCCCATCCCGGATTGATCGAGCTGTATGAGCAGCTGGGGTATCGCCGCTTCTGTGCCGGCATCGCCTGGCCTGGTGTGGGCTATCAGGTGCCGATGTTGCTGGCCCTCCGCGATCGCGACCATCTGCGCCGGAGTCGTTCTCCCCTGATGCGTCATCCGGCGCTGGCGCGATGTGTTGATGCAGAGGGCGCCGCAGAGGCCGATGGGATTTGGCTCGATCAACAGTCTCAGAGGTATTGGGGCCTGAACCATCGCCTGGTGGATCCCGATCAGTTTTGGGAGCTGGCTGGCGAGGCCTTGCGTCGGCCGGGGCAGGGTCTGCCGCTTCTGCAGGGGTTGAGCGATGAGCAGTCCCGTCGTCTCCTGAAAACCGGCACCGTGCTGCAGTGCGCCGCCGGAGATCGCATCGTTTCGGAGGGGGAACCTCGGCAGGATCTGTTCGTGGTGATGGAGGGCTTTGCCGAGGTGAGTCGGCAGCATCAGGGACAACGGCTTGAGCTTGCTGTGCTCAAGCCCGGTGATGTGTTCGGTGAGATGGGCTTCCTCGGCCGCAGGCAACGCAGTGCCGATGTGGTGGCGGCCACGGACATGCGGGTGCTGGTGCTCACCCAGGCCTTTCTGAACAAGGCGCTGCGCACCCAACCGGATGCCATGGCGCTCGTGCTGCGTAACCTGGCGCTGGTGCTGTCGGAACGCCTCTCCAGCACAACGGAACGCCTACTTCAGCTCAGCTGGGATGCCCCCGATGACGACCAACCCCAACGCCGCCGGCTCCTATGA
- a CDS encoding chloride channel protein: MTALRLVAFLALGLLLALVEQPYQALSALGFELQQRFWALPGLVGGAAVHRGGGALLVFAGSFLTVWLAWGPLRGARGGGLPPLLALQQAPSAQQASLLDRLDLRTQLRRLPLMLFTHLGGLTVGIESPSASLGAALLLAIRRRWPAAQPLAGLSLPLVAAIGGGAGLGAAFRSPLLGTAYALEELSRQKGLDLVLPTLLLGGSGTLLLQAVLPQAAPGGQAFVAVPIQLWGLALVITLIAAMAGALFVKVLIPLSGWLAAGLRRQRWWGSALIALALLLIALGSGGLSLNDGGLSLDAALAGRSGGVPATVLWRTLSSWLSIAAGAPGGLMHDTMTLGSLLSERVIAWTGAWHGVMVPAERGQLAAVGATALFAAACGTPVFCALFVFTLQGDPQILPLLLLCSAVAVACAAPLRGTGWNEHGTEGLCRALT, translated from the coding sequence ATGACCGCCTTGCGATTGGTTGCTTTCCTGGCGCTCGGCCTTCTGCTGGCCCTGGTGGAGCAGCCTTACCAGGCACTGTCTGCCCTCGGTTTTGAGTTGCAGCAGCGCTTCTGGGCGTTGCCTGGGCTGGTGGGGGGAGCTGCTGTACATCGGGGTGGTGGCGCCTTGCTGGTGTTCGCCGGTTCCTTCCTCACGGTGTGGCTGGCCTGGGGACCCTTGCGCGGAGCCCGTGGCGGCGGCTTGCCCCCCTTGCTGGCGCTGCAACAGGCGCCGTCGGCTCAGCAGGCTTCCCTGCTCGATCGCCTCGACCTGCGCACTCAGCTTCGGCGTCTTCCCTTGATGCTCTTCACCCACCTGGGCGGGCTCACGGTTGGGATCGAGTCGCCATCGGCTTCCCTGGGGGCGGCGCTGCTGTTGGCGATTCGACGCCGCTGGCCTGCCGCCCAGCCCCTGGCGGGTCTGTCGCTTCCCCTTGTCGCCGCCATCGGCGGCGGTGCCGGACTCGGTGCAGCGTTCCGCTCGCCTCTGCTGGGCACGGCCTATGCCCTGGAGGAGCTGAGCCGGCAGAAGGGGCTCGATCTCGTGTTGCCCACGCTGCTCCTTGGTGGCAGCGGCACCCTGCTCCTGCAGGCTGTACTGCCGCAGGCAGCGCCTGGGGGTCAGGCGTTCGTCGCGGTTCCGATCCAGTTGTGGGGCCTGGCTCTGGTGATCACGCTGATCGCTGCGATGGCCGGTGCTCTGTTTGTGAAGGTGTTGATCCCGCTCTCCGGCTGGTTGGCGGCTGGTCTGCGCCGGCAGCGCTGGTGGGGTTCAGCGCTGATCGCTCTGGCGCTGCTTCTGATTGCCCTCGGGAGTGGTGGTCTCAGCCTCAACGACGGTGGGCTGTCTCTGGATGCGGCGCTGGCGGGCAGATCGGGCGGAGTTCCGGCCACCGTTCTCTGGCGCACGCTCTCCTCCTGGTTGAGCATCGCGGCCGGAGCCCCCGGCGGGCTGATGCACGACACCATGACCCTCGGCTCCCTCCTCTCGGAGCGGGTGATCGCCTGGACTGGCGCCTGGCATGGGGTGATGGTGCCGGCGGAACGGGGGCAGCTGGCGGCAGTCGGGGCGACGGCCCTGTTTGCCGCTGCCTGCGGCACGCCGGTGTTCTGTGCCCTGTTTGTGTTCACGCTTCAGGGGGATCCGCAGATCTTGCCGTTGCTGCTGCTCTGTAGTGCCGTCGCTGTCGCTTGCGCTGCTCCCCTGCGCGGCACCGGCTGGAATGAACACGGCACCGAGGGGTTGTGCCGTGCGTTGACCTGA
- a CDS encoding transporter substrate-binding domain-containing protein has protein sequence MAFSLLGGSLQAQEWLPERPPAAPVRVIWFPNPPYAMDAKGVPSGLEIDLWRMIAETRQIPYEIQRAPSFKELLAAIRSGEADVGISGVLINENRSKQFRFSFPTASSHLKAYTLERQEPVALQLLHIIISKEVMLIFLGLILIACLFAIPVWLLERHRPDFANLNKRHQLIFILQKTLLLSTDHTKRTKTRLISIGSLFARVLLTAYFASYVLRLASQDALEFQADTTPEVQMDTLNQFTFAAIPGYIQTSILKSNGAKTIDCDVARTCIAMLQKGKVNAILDDVQTMKTALATMPATPKVAAASGELMPLFMAFAFSNDFNDDPRSRQIDDAISRSYYDGTYTKLQQHWLKD, from the coding sequence ATGGCGTTCAGCCTGCTGGGGGGATCCCTTCAGGCTCAGGAGTGGCTGCCCGAGCGGCCGCCGGCTGCGCCGGTGCGGGTGATCTGGTTCCCGAATCCTCCCTATGCCATGGACGCCAAAGGTGTTCCATCGGGGCTGGAAATCGACCTCTGGCGCATGATCGCCGAAACGCGGCAGATTCCCTACGAAATCCAACGGGCCCCAAGTTTCAAAGAATTGCTCGCGGCCATCCGTTCGGGAGAGGCCGATGTGGGCATTTCAGGCGTGCTGATTAACGAAAATCGCAGCAAACAATTTCGCTTCTCCTTCCCAACCGCGAGCAGCCATCTGAAGGCTTACACACTGGAACGCCAGGAACCGGTCGCACTCCAGCTGCTGCACATCATCATCTCCAAGGAAGTGATGTTGATCTTTCTCGGCCTGATCCTGATCGCCTGCCTGTTTGCCATCCCGGTGTGGCTTTTAGAGCGCCACCGCCCTGACTTTGCCAATCTGAACAAACGTCATCAACTGATCTTCATCCTTCAGAAAACCCTGCTGCTCTCCACGGATCACACCAAACGCACCAAAACGCGACTGATCTCCATCGGCTCGTTGTTTGCACGTGTGTTGCTCACGGCCTATTTCGCCTCGTATGTGCTGCGCCTGGCCAGCCAGGATGCCCTGGAGTTCCAGGCCGACACCACCCCGGAGGTACAGATGGACACTCTGAATCAGTTCACCTTTGCGGCGATCCCCGGCTACATCCAAACCTCGATCCTGAAGAGTAATGGCGCCAAAACCATCGACTGCGACGTGGCGCGAACCTGCATCGCCATGCTGCAAAAGGGAAAAGTCAACGCCATTCTTGATGATGTGCAGACCATGAAAACCGCCCTCGCCACCATGCCAGCCACACCGAAAGTGGCGGCGGCTTCCGGAGAACTGATGCCGCTGTTCATGGCCTTTGCCTTCTCCAACGACTTCAACGATGATCCACGATCACGGCAGATTGATGACGCCATTTCCCGCAGTTACTACGACGGCACCTACACCAAACTGCAACAGCATTGGCTGAAAGACTAG